A part of Cotesia glomerata isolate CgM1 linkage group LG4, MPM_Cglom_v2.3, whole genome shotgun sequence genomic DNA contains:
- the LOC123263550 gene encoding serine--tRNA ligase-like — protein MALSRISPSVLKNITCRHASALFIPGNKATDSYSFLSPILDFDERFADIKKLEYQLHCRKIPLDVRAVKDSWDFYKSIDTQRHLIEVQREELAQKIKKVKKNGGSIEELKTQGAILRHDLKLIKEQLWKLEETVIVNVLNLPNDLDEKTSMEPVVLRTQGRKTVGTSKSHLELGLERHLVEFLEPMCYYLTNEAALVELAATRWAAGYFLDTIRVSGTDFARDFVVEASGTDHNDPRASFLLEHSNHDDKILGKLHLVGGSSLIAFLSMHTKQLINPKNLPLRYHSVGRHYTPTVGKTDLGLFGVAQATSIDCFTLSKASEATKEFFKLVDVLTRVYDDLGVHYRIVLRAADELEPWEALKVSFELWSRHSQRYIEVGHLATHGNYFSKRLLIAFQTNTGRDYPSAISGTVLSVPRLLGCLIEDSGDFVPCVVKRILENGL, from the coding sequence ATGGCATTAAGTAGAATCTCACCCTCAGTCCTTAAAAACATCACTTGCAGGCACGCATCAGCTCTTTTTATCCCCGGAAATAAAGCAACCGACTCTTACTCGTTCCTTTCCCCAATCCTCGACTTCGACGAGCGCTTTGCCGACATAAAAAAGCTCGAATATCAATTGCATTGTCGAAAAATCCCGCTAGATGTCCGCGCGGTTAAAGATTCCTGGGACTTTTACAAAAGCATAGACACCCAGCGCCACCTGATCGAAGTTCAGCGTGAAGAATTAGCTCAGAAGATAAAAAAGGTCAAAAAAAATGGCGGGTCTATAGAAGAACTTAAGACCCAGGGCGCCATCTTGCGGCACgacttgaaattaattaaagaacaGCTCTGGAAGCTTGAAGAGACAGTAATTGTTAATGTTCTGAACTTACCCAAtgatttagatgaaaaaacTTCAATGGAACCGGTGGTTCTTAGAACACAAGGTCGGAAAACTGTTGGAACATCAAAGAGCCACTTGGAACTTGGCTTGGAACGCCACCTGGTCGAGTTTCTGGAACCGATGTGCTATTATCTGACTAATGAAGCCGCTTTGGTTGAATTAGCAGCCACCAGGTGGGCAGCTGGGTATTTTTTGGACACTATAAGGGTCAGTGGAACTGATTTTGCGCGGGATTTTGTTGTTGAAGCTTCCGGAACTGACCACAATGACCCCAGGGCGTCGTTCTTGCTGGAACACAGCAACCATGATGATAAAATCTTGGGTAAGCTTCATTTAGTCGGAGGGTCTAGCTTAATTGCGTTTTTAAGCATGCATACCAAGCAGCTGATTAATCCCAAAAACTTGCCACTGAGGTACCACTCCGTAGGTCGGCATTACACACCGacggtcggtaaaacagatttgGGACTGTTCGGAGTCGCTCAGGCGACTAGTATAGACTGCTTTACACTCTCCAAGGCTTCGGAAGCCACTAAAGAGTTTTTTAAGCTTGTGGATGTGCTTACTAGGGTCTATGATGACTTAGGGGTCCATTATCGCATTGTTCTTAGAGCAGCTGATGAACTTGAGCCCTGGGAGGCTTTAAAAGTGTCCTTTGAGCTGTGGTCCAGGCACAGCCAGAGGTATATAGAAGTAGGTCACTTAGCGACCCATGGGAATTATTTTAGCAAGAGGTTGCTAATTGCGTTTCAAACTAACACCGGCAGGGATTATCCATCGGCTATTTCCGGAACTGTACTGTCTGTTCCAAGGTTACTAGGATGCTTGATTGAGGATTCGGGTGATTTTGTACCGTGTGTTGTTAAGCGTATTTTGGAAAATGGATTGTAA
- the LOC123263096 gene encoding zinc finger protein 593 homolog, whose translation MPYKRKKTVQGHGMKKGLKTKRKNKDLDEIESDRQEENAQKLLNQDIDLDQAGFGQFYCVECARHFIDEEARDKHRRSKVHKRRLKALEVDPYTIEESERAAGHGNWISPKKRKIETLTRENVSLPDNKRMKIQ comes from the exons ATGCcttacaaaagaaaaaaaaccgTGCAAGGTCATGGCATGAAAAAAGGATTAAAGACCAAGCGCAAGAACAAGGATCTTGATGAG atTGAAAGTGATCGGCAAGAAGAAAATGCTCAGAAATTGTTAAATCAAGACATTGATTTAGATCAAGCCGGATTTGGACAGTTTTATTGTGTTGAATGCGC gAGGCATTTTATCGACGAGGAAGCCCGTGACAAGCACCGTAGATCCAAAGTCCACAAACGCCGCCTAAAAGCCCTCGAAGTAGATCCCTACACTATCGAGGAATCCGAGCGAGCTGCAGGCCACGGTAACTGGATATCCCCCAAAAAGCGCAAAATCGAAACTTTAACCCGGGAAAACGTTAGTTTACCCGATAACAAAAGAATGAAAATCCAATAA